From a region of the Oryzias melastigma strain HK-1 linkage group LG4, ASM292280v2, whole genome shotgun sequence genome:
- the fam174c gene encoding protein FAM174C → MNPARSTVSLTSVSTRELPLGFTLCQQSGARRVPASVPVQTFPLRFFSDSKPGHKMTFRGFLSAALVSVCWVFVSATQTPLNSSAPLDAAASTSSTGNSTRGARPSGKIFKDLGVDSSMIQRALYVLIGFTMIGVLYFLIRAVRLKKPAQKKKYGLLSNYDDSVEMEAVESEEDDTLYEARSLRR, encoded by the exons ATGAACCCAGCGCGCTCCACCGTATCTCTGACGTCAGTTTCGACACGTGAACTTCCTTTAGGCTTCACTTTGTGTCAACAAAGCGGCGCGCGCCGCGTTCCTGCTTCGGTACCGGTACAGACATTCCCTCTCCGGTTCTTCTCTGATTCTAAACCCGGACATAAGATGACTTTTCGCGGCTTCCTCTCTGCGGCGCTCGTGTCCGTCTGCTGGGTTTTTGTTTCTGCGACGCAAACTCCGCTCAACAGCTCCGCGCCTCTCGATGCCGCCGCGTCGACGTCCAGCACGGGGAACTCCACGCGCGGTGCCAGGCCCTCcggaaaaatctttaaagaccTCGGCGTGGACAGCTCCATGATCCAGAGGGCCCTGTACGTCCTCATCGGCTTCACCATGATCGGGGTGCTGTACTTCCTGATCAGGGCTGTGCG GTTGAAAAAGCCTGCCCAGAAGAAGAAGTACGGTCTGCTGTCCAACTACGACGACTCCGTGGAGATGGAGGCGGTGGAGAGCGAGGAGGACGACACGCTCTATGAAGCTCGCAGCCtgagaag ATGA